Sequence from the Paenibacillus tundrae genome:
CCGAGCACCATCGTAATAAATACAATTCGTAGTGCATTTCGAGGTTCCCCATAGAAAATCATGCCTAAAATCGCTCCGCCAGAGGCTCCGATTCCCGTCCACACAGCATAAGCTGTTCCCATGGGAAGCGTCTCCATCGCCAGCGATAACAACCAGAAGCTCAGGCCAAAGCCTGCAATTAACAGAATCAATGAAATCAAATTTCGTTCTTTGTGCAGCTTATTAATCATAAGCACCCCGATCATCTCAAATATTCCGGCCATAACTAGAAATATCCAGCTCATTAATGATGCACCTCCTTCGTTTTCTCTTTGCTTAACATTTTAAGACCGATCACACCAAGCAAGAGCAATCCAATGAGTAACATTTTCCCCGTCTGCACCGCCGCACCGAATAGAACAATCTCTGCAAGCACGGTGCCGGCTGTACCCAGTCCAACAAATACAGCGTATACCGTTCCTACAGCAAGCGAACGTGAAGCTGCAATCATCAACGTAAAACTTATAATGATTGCGATCAGGGTTAGCCCCCATTCCAATACTCCACTCGCATGCTTCAAGCCAATCACCCAGCCTACCTCAAAAATGGCTGCTACAATCACGGATAACCAGGTTTTGTTCATTGTTGTCACACTCCTTCTTCATAAGCATTTGTAATAGAATTACATGCAATCAAAACAAAAAAAGCCTGGGAAACAAACTGCAGTTACGCAGTTTATCTCCCAGGCTTTTGTCCTTCCGTGACACAACCAAGCGGCTGTGAGTTTTCTCTCGGACCAGACCGACATCTCTGTCGCGGAACCCTAGAAAACTTTCATGTAATTCTATTGTCCAACCAATTATACACATTTCTTACTTATTAGCAATCAAAACTTATGCAGACATCCATTCAAGTAATTCAAGCCGATTACCAAACGGATCACTTAAATAAAACCTTTTTACCCCTTCATCTGTCCGTGCGTCATCATGAATTACTTGAATCTGTTTACGTTGCAGATCATCACGTAGCTCATCCAAATTCTGCACATGAAAGGCAGGATGAGCTTTTAAGGCAGGAACAAAAGCTTCTTGGACTCCAATGTGCACTTGATGAGCACCACATTGAAACCATACGCCACCACGTTTTTGTAGAGCTTCAGGTTTGGGAATTTCACGCCACCCTAATAACTGATTATAAAAATGACGAGCCTCTTTTTCACAACCTTCTGGAGCCGCTAGTTGCACGTGGTCAAGACCATAGAAATGATAAGACATCTAATCCCTCCTTGTGGTTTTGTTAGATGAAACTTAGTTTCATTATATAAGCTAACTTTATCGTAATTCTCAGTAAAAATCCAGTATTTTCTCATTTTCATATGGGATCTTATTTTGAAAATGTAGGTTGACTTTAGGGTTCAGGAATGGTTTGCATTTCTCCAGTTAGGGAGCGAAATAGTATCGCGACGGTGACAGAAGTTAAGTACAATTGATTTTTCTATTGTGAATTTTTCATATGTTGAAATAGTATAATTAAATTTTCCCTGAGCTACAAGATACTAAGGTTGTTGTTGCTGAGTTAATGTTGGTCACTGTTGGGCTATTGAGTGCCTATTAATTTCTATGAACTCTTCTGAGTTTTTTGAATGATTTTCTTTTCTGAATTTTTCATATATTGAAAATAAATAGTATCAACCAATAACGGCTTTCCATCGGATTCCAGTATCACTAAATAGAAATCAAAAACGTAAAAAAGCCGCCATCGGCGGCCTTTTCAACTTATATTAGGAGCATCCTGCCTCAACAATTTTCACGATATCGTTGCGTATCGAAGATCCTTTATTCTTATAGAACTATGTTGCCTCTTATATTTGTCCTGTCCAATCAGATCTTTCTACCTTTTTCCAATGCGCTCTAATCTCTTCATAGACATCTTGTGGCAATGCGCCTTTGGATACCAAATCCGCATTTTGCTGCCAACGGTTCGGCTTAGAGGTTCCGACAATTGCTGTATCCACACCCTCTGTGCTCAATGTGAAGCGTAAGGCCGTTTCAACTGCTTTCTGCACGTCAGTATCTTTGAGAAAATCATAGTCTAGTTCCTTCAAGCGCTTCCAATATACATAGGAATAATCCTTTTCCGGAAGCGACTCATGTGTCCACGCTGCGTTCGCGATCGGTCTTTTGGCGATTACCCCCATATTTCTTTTACGTGCCTCAGGTAAAGTCAGCTCAATCGCTTCTTGATCAGCAATATTTAGGGAGGTCTCCAGGCTGTCAAATGCCCCAGTCTCTATTGCGTACCGTGCATCCTTCGTATCCCCGCTATATCCAATAAATCTGGTTTTCCCTGCTTGCTTCGCACGCTGAAGAACTTCTATGACTGCCCCTTGCCGAAGCACCTCTTCAGAACAGCTATGTAGATGAATGACATCCACATAGTCCGTTTTCAGGCGCTTGAGACTCCGATCAATGGTTTGCTCCAGTACTTTGGCATCCCAATTCGGTCCATCGATACCGGCAGCATGTCCACATTTGGTAAATAGATAATAGTCATCTCGACGATGTGACAGCACCTCTCCGATCAATGCCTCACTATCCCCATAACATTCAGCGGTATCGATAATGTTAAGTCCTGCATCTAACGCACTGTTTAACAGTGTTGCCACATCTTGCTTAGAAACGTTCTGTCCAATCTCAGCTCCACCAAATCCAAGTGTACTCACTTGCATACCTGTATTCCCATATTCACGTCGTTCCATGGATGATTCCTCCTCCAAACTTCGTAATATCGTTAATGAAGACAAGCCTAACCAGAACTATTACCCGATCTAACTGGTTTTAAAACCCATAAATGGACATCCCACCATCCACTAAGAGCGTTTGCCCGGTAATATACCCTGCCGCATCGGATGCCAAAAATATAACCGGCCCCACTACCTCATGAAGTTCCCCCACGCGCTGAAGTGGTGTGCGATCGACGATCTCTTCAAGGTATTGAGGATCATTCAGCAGCTTCTCGGTCAGTGGTGTACGGAAATACCACGGGCCAACTGCATTGACACGAATTCCGTATTTCCCCCACTCCATCGCAAGCACCTTCGTCATATGTATCATGGCTGCCTTCGTCGATCCATACACAACACCAGTCCGTAGGGCTGTATGCCCGCCAACGGATGAGATATTTACGATTTTTCCACCGCCCTGATCCTTCATATGTTGACCAGCCATTTGTGACGCCATAAAAGCCGATTTCAGATTAGTCTGCATAATCGCTTCCCACTGCTCGTCCGTTACTTCGAGTGCAGGTGTGCGGATGTTCATGCCTGCATTATTAACAAGAATGTCCAACCTTCCCATCGCAGCAATGGCCTCTCTGAATGTCTCTTCGAGTTGCTGTCTGGACGTTACATCAGCAGTAAGAGCTATCGCTCTGCGCCCTGTGTGTTCTTGAATGTAGGCTGCGGTTTCCTCAATTTCGCTGAAAGTCCGTGATACCAACACTACATCACTGCCCGACTCAGCAAGCCCTATGGCAATCGCCTTACCAATCCCTCTGCCTGCACCTGTCACCAGTGCCGTTTGTCCCTCCAGATGAAATTCCGGCTTGTTCATTTCATACACCCCTTATCTTGCTTACAATATGTAATTTTTTCATTAATTTATCCATTACGTCACAAAAAACTGACTGGGATTACCAAGCTCCGGATGGAACTTTTCTCGAAAGCGTCCACCTGTGTAAGCTCCAATAACCTTGCGCCAGAAAGCCTGAGCGACTACGTTATTACGTACCTGTGTAACCTTCCAACGACCAGGAAACCGTTCGAACAACTCATGCGCTGCTTGTGTCCCCACTCCGCTGCGCCGATATTTTTGCATCACAAAAAATTCAGTTAAGTAGTAATCATTGTCGATATTTCCTGGTTCAAAGCGTTCTACTAGAGCGAATCCAGCTGGCGCTCCATCACTCGTTATCAAGAAAGGGAATTTGCGTCCTTCTTCTGCCCAGAATGCATCCAATCCAGGGTATTCTGGAAACACCCCATTATGGTCAACATCAATATTAAGATATTTGGTGAAATCATAAAGATAGAATTGCATTAAATGCCGAATTACCTGACGACGTTCCCAGGGAACCAGCTCCAGTTTCATATTCATCCGGTTCATCTCCCCTGCTCCACGATTTATTACTATATTTATTACTTTAAAGGTTTGATCGCGGAAGGGCAAGAATGACGAACCAACCTACATGACGTTCGTGAACAGACTGTGACCATGTAAATTATGGTACACTTAAGCATAGACTATCTTGAGAAATGCTTGATCTTGGAGGTGCCGACATTGACTAATGTTCAAAAAGAAATTGACCGACGCAAGCTGGATGAGAAGCTACCTACCATGCCCTGGTTCGTTCAGCAATTCATTGACTATAAATTACCGGATCTCTCTCCCTCCACCTTGCTGGAGTACCTGCGAGACTATGATACGTTCTTTAGCTGGCTCCGTGCGGAAGGCTTGTCTGCAGCTAGTACCAACGCAGAGGTTACTTTAATTGAGCTAGAAGTGCTCCGAATGGATTCCGTAACCGCCTATCGATTATTTCTTACAACCAAGCGTGAGGGAGCTAATTCTAGAATTACGGTATCTCGGAAATTATCCTCCCTACGTTCACTCTTTCACTACTTAAGCCAAATTGCCGAAGATGAAGATTTCTACCCCTTACTCAAACGCAATATTATGGCCAAAATTGAAATTAAGCGCACACATAAACCGAAGGATACTGCCGCCAAACTAAAAGGAAAAATTCTCGAAGATGAAGAATT
This genomic interval carries:
- a CDS encoding VOC family protein, whose protein sequence is MSYHFYGLDHVQLAAPEGCEKEARHFYNQLLGWREIPKPEALQKRGGVWFQCGAHQVHIGVQEAFVPALKAHPAFHVQNLDELRDDLQRKQIQVIHDDARTDEGVKRFYLSDPFGNRLELLEWMSA
- a CDS encoding DMT family transporter, with product MSWIFLVMAGIFEMIGVLMINKLHKERNLISLILLIAGFGLSFWLLSLAMETLPMGTAYAVWTGIGASGGAILGMIFYGEPRNALRIVFITMVLGSAVGLKLVS
- a CDS encoding GNAT family N-acetyltransferase, translated to MNMKLELVPWERRQVIRHLMQFYLYDFTKYLNIDVDHNGVFPEYPGLDAFWAEEGRKFPFLITSDGAPAGFALVERFEPGNIDNDYYLTEFFVMQKYRRSGVGTQAAHELFERFPGRWKVTQVRNNVVAQAFWRKVIGAYTGGRFREKFHPELGNPSQFFVT
- a CDS encoding SDR family NAD(P)-dependent oxidoreductase; translation: MNKPEFHLEGQTALVTGAGRGIGKAIAIGLAESGSDVVLVSRTFSEIEETAAYIQEHTGRRAIALTADVTSRQQLEETFREAIAAMGRLDILVNNAGMNIRTPALEVTDEQWEAIMQTNLKSAFMASQMAGQHMKDQGGGKIVNISSVGGHTALRTGVVYGSTKAAMIHMTKVLAMEWGKYGIRVNAVGPWYFRTPLTEKLLNDPQYLEEIVDRTPLQRVGELHEVVGPVIFLASDAAGYITGQTLLVDGGMSIYGF
- a CDS encoding aldo/keto reductase, which encodes MERREYGNTGMQVSTLGFGGAEIGQNVSKQDVATLLNSALDAGLNIIDTAECYGDSEALIGEVLSHRRDDYYLFTKCGHAAGIDGPNWDAKVLEQTIDRSLKRLKTDYVDVIHLHSCSEEVLRQGAVIEVLQRAKQAGKTRFIGYSGDTKDARYAIETGAFDSLETSLNIADQEAIELTLPEARKRNMGVIAKRPIANAAWTHESLPEKDYSYVYWKRLKELDYDFLKDTDVQKAVETALRFTLSTEGVDTAIVGTSKPNRWQQNADLVSKGALPQDVYEEIRAHWKKVERSDWTGQI
- a CDS encoding DMT family transporter, producing MNKTWLSVIVAAIFEVGWVIGLKHASGVLEWGLTLIAIIISFTLMIAASRSLAVGTVYAVFVGLGTAGTVLAEIVLFGAAVQTGKMLLIGLLLLGVIGLKMLSKEKTKEVHH